A DNA window from Mycolicibacter hiberniae contains the following coding sequences:
- the moxR1 gene encoding chaperone MoxR1 codes for MTSSDGTPAGASGFPGSAGAEPGTVGGSGLAADVHTLERAIFEVKRVIVGQDQLVERILVGLLAKGHVLLEGVPGVAKTLAVETFARVVGGSFARIQFTPDLVPTDIIGTRIYRQGREEFDTELGPVMANFLLADEINRAPAKVQSALLEVMQERQVSIGGKRFPLPNPFLVMATQNPIEHEGVYPLPEAQRDRFLFKINVSYPSPEEEREIIYRMGVTPPEPKQILGTGDLVRLQTLAANNFVHHALVDYVVRVITATRQPEQFGMPDVKNWLSFGASPRASLGIIAASRALALVRGRDYVIPQDVIEVIPDVLRHRLVLSYDALADEITPEIVINRLLQTVPLPQVNAVPQQHSPAPGAPTAAAVAGGR; via the coding sequence ATGACGTCATCGGATGGGACGCCCGCGGGCGCCAGCGGTTTCCCCGGCTCGGCCGGTGCCGAGCCAGGCACAGTCGGCGGTAGCGGGCTCGCCGCCGACGTACACACGCTGGAGCGGGCCATCTTCGAGGTCAAGCGCGTCATCGTCGGCCAGGACCAGCTCGTCGAGCGCATCCTGGTCGGCCTGCTCGCCAAGGGGCACGTGCTGCTCGAAGGTGTGCCCGGCGTCGCCAAGACCCTGGCCGTGGAGACATTCGCCCGCGTGGTCGGCGGCTCCTTCGCGCGCATCCAGTTCACCCCGGACCTGGTCCCCACCGACATCATCGGCACCCGAATCTACCGGCAGGGCCGGGAGGAGTTCGACACCGAACTCGGTCCGGTGATGGCCAACTTCCTGCTGGCCGACGAGATCAACCGGGCGCCGGCCAAGGTGCAGTCGGCGCTGCTGGAGGTCATGCAAGAGCGTCAGGTGTCCATCGGCGGCAAGAGGTTCCCGCTGCCCAACCCGTTCCTGGTGATGGCGACGCAGAACCCGATTGAGCACGAGGGCGTCTACCCGCTGCCCGAGGCCCAGCGCGACCGCTTCCTGTTCAAGATCAACGTGAGTTACCCCTCGCCGGAGGAAGAGCGCGAGATCATCTACCGGATGGGCGTCACGCCGCCGGAGCCCAAGCAGATCCTCGGGACCGGCGACCTGGTGCGGCTGCAGACCCTGGCGGCCAACAACTTCGTGCACCACGCCCTGGTGGACTACGTGGTGCGGGTGATCACCGCGACGCGCCAACCCGAGCAGTTCGGCATGCCGGATGTGAAGAACTGGCTGTCGTTCGGCGCGTCGCCGCGCGCCTCGCTGGGCATCATCGCCGCGTCCCGGGCGCTGGCCCTGGTCCGCGGTCGCGACTACGTGATCCCGCAGGACGTCATCGAGGTCATTCCAGATGTGCTCCGGCACCGGCTGGTCCTGTCCTACGACGCGCTCGCCGATGAGATCACCCCGGAGATCGTCATCAACCGGTTGCTGCAGACGGTGCCGTTGCCGCAGGTGAACGCCGTTCCGCAGCAGCACTCGCCGGCACCGGGTGCCCCGACCGCGGCGGCTGTGGCCGGCGGTCGGTGA
- a CDS encoding VWA domain-containing protein: protein MTLPLLGPMTLSGFAHPWFFLFLLVILGLVALYVVMQVARHRRILRFANMELLESVAPKTPTRWRHLSAILLVTSMVLFTIAMAGPTHDVRIPRNRAVVMLVIDVSQSMRATDVSPSRLAAAQEAGKQFADELTAGINLGLIAYAGTATVLTSPTTNREATKAAIDKLQLADRTATGEGIFTALQAIATVGAVIGGGDTPPPARIVLLSDGKETVPSNPDNPKGAFTAARTAKDQGVPVSTISFGTAYGYVEINEQRQPVPVDDDSLKKIADLSGGTAYTASSLAQLKEVYATLQDQIGFETIRGDASTGWLRLGTFVLALAALAALLLNRRLPA, encoded by the coding sequence ATGACATTGCCGCTCCTGGGGCCGATGACGCTGTCGGGCTTCGCGCACCCGTGGTTCTTCCTGTTCCTGCTCGTGATCCTGGGTCTGGTCGCGCTGTACGTCGTCATGCAGGTGGCGCGGCACCGCCGGATTCTGCGATTCGCCAACATGGAGTTGCTGGAAAGCGTGGCGCCCAAGACGCCGACGCGCTGGCGGCACCTGTCGGCGATCCTGCTGGTCACCTCGATGGTGCTGTTCACCATCGCCATGGCCGGCCCCACGCACGACGTCCGGATTCCGCGCAACCGCGCGGTGGTGATGTTGGTGATCGACGTCTCGCAGTCGATGCGGGCCACCGATGTCTCGCCCAGCCGGCTGGCCGCCGCGCAGGAAGCCGGCAAGCAGTTCGCCGACGAGCTGACCGCCGGCATCAACCTGGGCCTGATCGCCTACGCCGGCACCGCGACCGTGCTGACCTCACCGACGACCAACCGCGAGGCGACCAAGGCCGCGATCGACAAACTGCAACTGGCGGACCGGACCGCGACCGGCGAAGGCATCTTCACCGCGCTGCAGGCGATCGCCACCGTGGGGGCCGTCATCGGCGGGGGCGACACCCCGCCGCCGGCCCGGATCGTGCTGCTGTCCGACGGCAAGGAGACGGTGCCGTCCAATCCCGACAACCCCAAGGGGGCGTTCACCGCGGCGCGCACAGCCAAGGATCAAGGGGTGCCGGTCTCGACGATCTCGTTCGGCACGGCTTACGGCTATGTCGAGATCAACGAGCAGCGCCAGCCGGTCCCGGTCGATGACGACTCGTTGAAGAAGATCGCCGATCTGTCCGGCGGCACCGCCTACACCGCCTCCAGCCTGGCCCAGCTCAAAGAGGTTTACGCCACCTTGCAGGACCAGATCGGCTTCGAGACCATCCGCGGCGATGCCAGCACCGGCTGGCTGCGGTTGGGCACGTTCGTCCTGGCGCTGGCCGCGCTGGCGGCGCTGCTGCTCAACCGCCGGCTGCCCGCCTGA
- a CDS encoding SPFH domain-containing protein yields MEGVTTGLLLLAVLVVFAVIVVAKSVALIPQAEAAVIERLGRYSRTVSGQLTLLVPFIDRVRARIDLRERVVSFPPQPVITEDNLTLNIDTVVYFQVTNPKAAVYEISNYIVGVEQLTTTTLRNVVGGMTLEQTLTSREVINSQLRGVLDEATGRWGLRVARVELRSIDPPPSIQASMEKQMKADREKRAMILTAEGQREAAIKQAEGQKQSEILTAEGAKQAAILAAEGERQSRMLRAQGERAAAYLQAQGQAKAIEKTFAAIKAGRPTPELLAYQYLQVLPEMARGGANKVWVVPSDFGTALQGFTKLLGAPGEDGVFRYQPSPVDDHSNRHEDDSDEVADWFTTKTDPAIAQAVAKAEADARKPVEGGVLPPQLDPGLA; encoded by the coding sequence ATGGAAGGCGTCACAACCGGGCTGTTATTGCTGGCCGTGCTGGTGGTGTTCGCGGTGATCGTGGTGGCCAAATCGGTCGCCCTGATCCCGCAGGCCGAGGCGGCGGTGATCGAACGCCTGGGCCGCTACAGCCGCACCGTGAGCGGTCAGCTGACCCTTTTGGTCCCGTTCATCGACCGGGTGCGGGCCCGCATCGACCTCCGCGAGCGGGTGGTCTCGTTCCCACCACAACCGGTGATCACCGAGGACAACCTGACTCTGAACATCGACACCGTCGTCTACTTCCAGGTCACCAATCCCAAGGCCGCGGTGTATGAGATCAGCAACTACATCGTCGGCGTGGAGCAGCTGACCACCACCACGCTGCGCAACGTGGTCGGCGGGATGACGCTGGAGCAGACGTTGACCTCGCGCGAGGTGATCAACAGCCAGCTGCGCGGGGTGCTCGACGAGGCGACCGGCCGCTGGGGCCTGCGGGTGGCCCGGGTGGAGCTGCGCAGCATCGATCCGCCGCCGTCGATCCAGGCGTCGATGGAGAAGCAGATGAAGGCCGACCGCGAGAAGCGGGCCATGATCCTGACCGCCGAGGGCCAGCGCGAGGCGGCGATCAAGCAGGCCGAGGGTCAGAAGCAGTCCGAGATCCTGACCGCCGAAGGTGCCAAGCAGGCCGCGATACTGGCCGCCGAAGGTGAACGGCAGTCCCGGATGCTGCGGGCCCAGGGTGAGCGGGCCGCCGCCTACCTGCAGGCCCAAGGACAGGCTAAAGCGATCGAGAAGACGTTCGCGGCGATCAAGGCCGGCCGGCCCACCCCGGAACTGCTGGCCTACCAGTACCTGCAGGTGCTGCCGGAGATGGCGCGAGGTGGGGCCAACAAGGTGTGGGTGGTGCCCAGTGATTTCGGCACCGCCCTGCAGGGCTTCACCAAACTGCTCGGCGCACCCGGCGAAGACGGCGTCTTCCGCTACCAGCCGTCCCCCGTCGACGATCATTCGAATCGGCACGAGGACGACAGCGACGAGGTCGCCGACTGGTTCACCACCAAGACCGATCCGGCGATCGCCCAGGCGGTCGCCAAGGCCGAGGCCGATGCCCGCAAGCCGGTCGAGGGTGGCGTGCTGCCGCCACAACTCGATCCCGGTCTGGCGTGA
- the ripB gene encoding NlpC/P60 family peptidoglycan endopeptidase RipB — protein MRLSALRLSRLIGSLVVAIPVMLGLAGPAAADPGWDPTLPATISAGAPGDPLAIANASLQATAQATQTTMDLGRKFLAGLGFNVGDEATGNVAPGKRVQGKQAIEYVIRRGGAQMGVPYSWGGGSLTGPSKGVDSGAGTVGFDCSGLMRYAFAGVGVLIPRYSGDQYNAGRHIPPSQARRGDLMFYGPGGGQHVTMYLGGGKMLEASGSAGKVVVSPVRTSGMTPYLTRIIEY, from the coding sequence ATGCGATTGAGTGCACTACGTCTATCTCGTCTGATCGGATCGCTGGTGGTGGCGATCCCGGTGATGCTGGGTCTGGCCGGGCCCGCGGCGGCCGATCCCGGCTGGGACCCGACGCTGCCGGCGACGATCAGCGCCGGGGCACCCGGTGATCCGCTGGCGATCGCCAACGCGTCGCTGCAGGCCACCGCCCAGGCCACCCAGACCACCATGGACCTGGGCCGCAAGTTCCTGGCCGGCCTCGGGTTCAATGTCGGCGACGAAGCCACCGGCAATGTGGCGCCCGGTAAGCGGGTGCAGGGCAAGCAGGCCATCGAGTACGTCATCCGTCGCGGCGGAGCGCAGATGGGGGTGCCCTATTCCTGGGGCGGTGGCTCGCTCACCGGTCCCAGCAAGGGCGTCGACTCCGGCGCGGGCACGGTCGGTTTCGACTGCTCGGGCCTGATGCGCTACGCATTCGCCGGTGTCGGGGTCCTCATCCCGCGGTACTCGGGCGACCAGTACAACGCCGGCCGGCACATTCCGCCCAGCCAGGCCCGCCGTGGCGACCTGATGTTCTACGGCCCCGGCGGCGGCCAGCACGTCACCATGTACCTGGGCGGCGGAAAGATGCTGGAGGCCTCCGGCAGTGCCGGCAAGGTGGTCGTCAGCCCGGTGCGGACCTCCGGGATGACGCCGTATCTGACCCGGATCATCGAGTACTGA
- the inhA gene encoding NADH-dependent enoyl-ACP reductase InhA, with product MAGILEGKRILVTGIITDSSIAFHIAKVAQEAGAQLVCTGFDRLRLIQRIIDRLPEPAPLLELDVQNNEHLDTLAARVTEVIGEGNKLDGVVHSIGFMPQTGMGVNPFFDAPYEDVAKGIHISAYSYASLAKAVLPIMNAGGSIVGMDFDPTRAMPAYNWMTVAKSALESVNRFVAREAGPLGVRSNLVAAGPIRTLAMSAIVGGALGEGAGEQIRLLEEGWDQRAPIGWDMKDPTPVAKTVCALMSDWLPATTGTVVYADGGAHTQLL from the coding sequence ATGGCAGGCATTCTCGAAGGCAAGCGGATCCTGGTCACCGGGATCATCACCGACTCCTCGATCGCGTTTCACATCGCCAAGGTCGCCCAGGAGGCCGGCGCCCAGCTGGTCTGCACCGGGTTCGACCGGCTGCGGCTCATCCAGCGCATCATCGACCGGCTTCCGGAGCCGGCGCCGCTGCTGGAACTCGACGTGCAGAACAACGAGCACCTCGACACGCTGGCCGCACGCGTCACCGAGGTGATCGGGGAGGGCAACAAGCTCGACGGCGTGGTGCACTCCATCGGATTCATGCCGCAGACCGGCATGGGCGTCAACCCGTTCTTCGACGCGCCCTACGAGGACGTGGCCAAGGGCATCCACATCTCGGCGTATTCCTATGCGTCGCTGGCCAAAGCGGTGCTGCCGATCATGAACGCGGGCGGCTCCATCGTGGGCATGGACTTCGATCCGACCCGGGCGATGCCGGCCTACAACTGGATGACGGTGGCCAAGAGCGCCCTGGAGTCGGTGAATCGCTTCGTCGCGCGAGAAGCAGGACCCCTCGGTGTGCGTTCGAATCTCGTTGCCGCCGGGCCGATCCGGACCTTGGCCATGAGCGCGATCGTGGGCGGGGCGCTCGGCGAAGGCGCCGGTGAGCAGATCCGCCTGCTCGAAGAGGGTTGGGACCAGCGGGCCCCGATCGGCTGGGACATGAAAGACCCGACACCGGTGGCCAAGACGGTGTGCGCACTGATGTCCGACTGGCTGCCGGCCACCACCGGAACGGTTGTCTACGCCGACGGCGGCGCGCACACCCAGTTGCTGTAG
- a CDS encoding Rv1476 family membrane protein has product MTVGLDPATPPDDCMALVKVAVAADGVSAPAADVPALREVVAQAAHDGIDLKIIEVARNPGMDTALRDVATVVGYDYPDATVLVLSNNYVGSYSGQFHRAKLEAAEDHAKTGDPVTSAQNFLHELTTPDLPWTGMTVVLLIGVAAAAVGTRFLQRRSRKAAERPTAAQ; this is encoded by the coding sequence ATCACCGTCGGACTCGACCCCGCCACCCCGCCCGATGACTGCATGGCGCTGGTCAAGGTGGCCGTGGCGGCCGACGGTGTGAGCGCGCCGGCGGCCGATGTGCCGGCGCTGCGCGAGGTGGTGGCGCAGGCCGCCCACGACGGGATCGACCTCAAGATCATCGAGGTGGCGCGCAACCCGGGGATGGACACCGCACTGCGCGACGTGGCCACCGTGGTGGGCTATGACTATCCCGACGCCACCGTCCTGGTGCTCAGTAATAACTATGTCGGCAGTTACAGCGGCCAGTTTCACCGGGCAAAACTGGAGGCCGCCGAAGATCACGCCAAAACCGGCGACCCGGTTACGTCGGCGCAGAATTTCCTGCACGAATTGACCACCCCCGACCTGCCCTGGACGGGGATGACGGTGGTCCTGCTGATCGGGGTGGCGGCCGCGGCCGTCGGCACCCGATTCCTGCAGCGACGCAGCAGAAAAGCTGCCGAGCGCCCCACCGCCGCGCAGTAG
- a CDS encoding NfeD family protein, whose translation MPTALIWLVFALGLAGAEALTGDMFLLMLSGGALSAAVASALTDWPLWTDGAVFLVVSVLLLVLVRPALRRRMWVGTGDETGVLALQGKTALVLDRVELHAGRVKLNGEVWTARALTDGDVFEPGEQVTVMHIDGATAVVGKIV comes from the coding sequence ATGCCGACTGCCCTGATCTGGTTGGTCTTCGCACTTGGGCTCGCGGGAGCCGAGGCCCTCACGGGTGACATGTTCCTGCTGATGCTCTCCGGCGGTGCGCTCTCGGCGGCGGTCGCCAGTGCGTTGACCGACTGGCCGCTGTGGACCGACGGCGCCGTGTTCTTGGTGGTATCGGTGCTGTTGCTGGTGCTGGTACGGCCCGCGCTGCGCCGCCGGATGTGGGTGGGAACGGGTGACGAAACCGGGGTGCTGGCGCTGCAGGGCAAGACCGCCCTGGTACTCGACCGTGTCGAACTGCACGCCGGCCGGGTGAAGTTGAACGGTGAGGTGTGGACCGCCCGAGCGCTCACCGACGGTGACGTATTCGAACCGGGGGAGCAGGTCACCGTGATGCACATCGACGGGGCCACCGCGGTGGTCGGCAAGATCGTGTAA
- the ripA gene encoding NlpC/P60 family peptidoglycan endopeptidase RipA, which translates to MRRIRCGSDGSAFPRVARFARPLTVSVLSAAILLGTPGLAAAQPARDPDGIAALIADVADANQQLQNLGAQIAEEKEGVNKALVDLQTAREEADAAKQEVEAGHRAIADADAAIAAAQRRFNTFAASTYVNGPSDSYLTAANPTDMIATAAAGQLLALSSEQALDNLKRARTEQVNKESAARLAKQNADQAVAQAQSSQDAAVAALTGTQRKFAEQQQEIDRLAARRSEAQAKLVAARGHAQPEAPAGAPAGDRWGNPGAPGGGPANTQQPQRWDGPWDPTLPMIPSANIPGDPIAVINQVLGISQTSAQVTANLGQKFLQSLGLAKPDDTGINNGKIPRVYGKQASEYVIRRALSQRGVPYSWGGGTAAGPGRGIGSGSGTVGFDCSGLILYAFAGVGIKLPHYSGSQYKMGRQIPSAMARRGDVIFYGPGGSQHVTLYLGNGLMLEAPDVGQVVKVSPVRKSGMTPFVVRYIEY; encoded by the coding sequence ATGAGACGCATCCGCTGTGGCTCCGATGGCTCTGCATTCCCGCGGGTGGCCCGGTTCGCCCGACCCTTGACGGTGTCGGTGCTCAGTGCTGCCATCCTGCTGGGCACCCCGGGGCTGGCAGCCGCGCAACCCGCCCGTGACCCCGACGGCATCGCCGCGCTGATCGCCGACGTCGCCGACGCCAACCAGCAGCTGCAGAACCTGGGCGCGCAGATCGCCGAGGAGAAGGAAGGCGTCAACAAAGCGCTGGTGGATCTGCAGACCGCGCGCGAGGAAGCCGACGCCGCTAAGCAGGAGGTGGAGGCAGGCCACCGCGCGATCGCCGACGCCGACGCCGCCATCGCCGCCGCGCAACGCCGGTTCAACACCTTCGCCGCCTCGACCTACGTCAACGGCCCCTCGGACAGCTATCTGACCGCCGCCAACCCCACCGACATGATCGCCACGGCGGCGGCCGGCCAGCTGCTCGCGCTCAGTTCCGAGCAGGCGCTGGACAACCTCAAACGGGCCCGCACCGAGCAGGTCAACAAGGAGTCGGCTGCCCGGCTGGCCAAGCAGAATGCCGACCAGGCGGTGGCGCAGGCGCAGTCCAGCCAGGATGCCGCGGTGGCAGCGCTCACCGGCACCCAGCGCAAGTTCGCCGAACAACAGCAGGAGATAGACCGGCTGGCGGCACGCCGCTCCGAGGCCCAGGCCAAGCTCGTGGCCGCCCGTGGTCACGCGCAACCCGAGGCGCCGGCCGGCGCCCCCGCCGGTGACCGGTGGGGCAATCCCGGCGCGCCCGGCGGCGGCCCGGCGAACACCCAACAGCCCCAGCGGTGGGACGGCCCCTGGGACCCGACCCTGCCGATGATCCCCAGCGCGAACATCCCCGGCGACCCGATCGCGGTCATCAACCAGGTGCTGGGTATCTCGCAGACCTCGGCGCAGGTGACGGCGAACCTGGGCCAGAAATTCTTGCAGTCGCTGGGCCTGGCCAAGCCCGACGACACCGGTATCAACAACGGCAAGATCCCGCGGGTATACGGCAAGCAGGCCTCCGAATACGTGATCCGCCGCGCCCTCTCGCAGCGTGGCGTGCCGTACTCGTGGGGCGGTGGCACCGCCGCGGGACCCGGCCGCGGTATCGGCTCGGGTTCCGGCACGGTCGGTTTCGACTGCTCCGGTCTGATCCTCTACGCGTTCGCCGGAGTGGGCATCAAGCTGCCGCACTACTCCGGTTCGCAGTACAAGATGGGCCGCCAGATCCCCTCGGCGATGGCGCGGCGCGGCGACGTCATCTTCTATGGTCCCGGCGGCAGCCAGCACGTCACGCTGTACCTCGGCAACGGCCTGATGCTCGAGGCCCCGGACGTGGGCCAGGTGGTGAAGGTATCGCCGGTGCGCAAGAGCGGCATGACGCCCTTCGTAGTCCGATACATCGAATACTGA
- the fabG1 gene encoding 3-oxoacyl-ACP reductase FabG1 has protein sequence MTDSETPTGKPPFVSRSVLVTGGNRGIGLAIAQRLAADGHKVAVTHRGSGAPEGLFGVVCDVTDNDAVDRAFKEVEEHQGPVEVLVSNAGISKDAFLMRMTEERFTEVIDANLTGAFRVAQRASRSMQRKRFGRIIFIGSVSGMWGIGNQANYAAAKAGLIGMARSISRELSKAGVTANVVAPGYIDTEMTRALDERIQAGALEFIPAKRVGTAEEVAGAVSFLASEDAGYIAGAVIPVDGGMGMGH, from the coding sequence GTGACTGACAGTGAAACGCCCACCGGAAAGCCGCCATTCGTGTCTCGTTCGGTCCTCGTGACCGGCGGAAACCGGGGCATCGGCTTGGCGATCGCGCAGCGGCTCGCCGCCGACGGCCACAAGGTGGCGGTCACCCACCGCGGCTCCGGGGCCCCCGAGGGACTGTTCGGGGTCGTGTGCGACGTCACCGACAACGACGCCGTGGACCGTGCGTTCAAGGAAGTCGAAGAGCACCAGGGTCCGGTGGAGGTGCTGGTCTCCAACGCCGGTATCTCAAAGGACGCCTTCCTGATGCGGATGACCGAGGAGCGGTTCACCGAAGTCATCGACGCGAACCTGACCGGGGCGTTCCGGGTGGCTCAGCGCGCGTCGCGCAGCATGCAGCGCAAGCGCTTCGGCCGGATCATCTTCATCGGGTCGGTGTCGGGCATGTGGGGCATCGGCAATCAGGCCAACTATGCGGCCGCCAAGGCCGGCCTGATCGGTATGGCCCGCTCGATTTCGCGGGAGCTGTCCAAGGCAGGCGTGACCGCCAACGTCGTTGCCCCCGGCTACATCGACACCGAGATGACCCGCGCGCTCGATGAACGGATTCAGGCCGGCGCCCTGGAGTTCATCCCGGCTAAGCGCGTCGGCACCGCCGAGGAGGTCGCCGGGGCGGTGAGCTTCCTGGCCTCGGAGGACGCCGGCTACATCGCCGGCGCGGTCATCCCCGTGGACGGCGGCATGGGCATGGGCCACTAA
- a CDS encoding ferrochelatase, producing MDVGAVLLLSFGGPEGPEQVRPFLENVTRGRGVPPARLDAVAEHYLHFGGVSPINGINRALADELRAELPGLPVYFGNRNWEPYVEDTVAAMAADGVRRAAVFATSAWGGYSGCEQYAEDIARARRAAGEGAPELVKLRQYFDHPLFVAMFAEAIAVAADSLPAELRPGARLVFTAHSIPVRADQRYGPQLYSRQVAHATRLVAAAAGYPEYDQVWQSRSGPPQVPWLEPDVEAHLATLADSGVPAVILCPIGFLSDNIEVVWDLDTQVRAQAQAAGIAYARAATPNADNRLARLARSLIEELRDGAGPQRAAGSEGLGCGFGVNGASCGSAHCAAIVAPDS from the coding sequence ATGGATGTAGGCGCCGTCTTACTCCTCTCATTCGGCGGTCCCGAAGGCCCGGAGCAGGTGCGGCCGTTTCTCGAGAACGTCACCCGGGGGCGTGGTGTGCCCCCGGCCCGGCTCGACGCCGTCGCCGAGCACTACCTGCACTTCGGCGGTGTCTCGCCGATCAACGGCATCAACCGGGCGTTGGCCGACGAGCTGCGCGCCGAACTGCCCGGGTTGCCGGTGTATTTCGGCAACCGCAACTGGGAGCCCTATGTCGAGGACACGGTGGCTGCGATGGCCGCCGACGGCGTGCGGCGCGCCGCGGTGTTTGCGACCTCGGCGTGGGGCGGATATTCCGGCTGCGAGCAGTACGCCGAGGACATCGCCCGAGCGCGGCGGGCTGCCGGCGAGGGCGCCCCGGAGCTGGTGAAGCTGCGCCAGTACTTCGATCACCCGTTGTTCGTGGCGATGTTCGCCGAGGCGATCGCCGTCGCCGCCGACAGCCTGCCCGCGGAGCTGCGACCGGGCGCCCGGCTCGTGTTCACCGCGCATTCGATCCCGGTGCGCGCCGACCAGCGCTACGGTCCGCAGCTCTACAGCCGCCAGGTCGCACACGCCACGCGGCTGGTCGCCGCGGCTGCGGGTTATCCCGAATACGACCAGGTGTGGCAGTCGCGGTCCGGCCCGCCGCAGGTGCCCTGGCTGGAGCCCGACGTCGAGGCGCACCTGGCGACGTTGGCCGATTCCGGTGTCCCTGCGGTGATCCTGTGCCCGATCGGCTTTCTCAGCGACAACATCGAGGTGGTGTGGGACCTCGACACGCAGGTCCGGGCCCAGGCGCAGGCGGCCGGTATCGCCTACGCACGGGCGGCCACCCCGAACGCGGACAACCGGCTGGCCCGGCTTGCCCGAAGCCTGATCGAGGAGCTGCGCGACGGTGCCGGGCCGCAACGGGCCGCGGGTTCAGAAGGCCTGGGCTGCGGGTTCGGGGTCAACGGCGCGTCGTGCGGTTCGGCGCACTGCGCCGCGATCGTGGCGCCGGACAGCTGA
- a CDS encoding DUF58 domain-containing protein, protein MLRGEIRDPKLGAALRTLELTVKRKLDGVLHGDHLGLIPGPGSEPGESRLYQPGDDVRRMDWSVTARTTHPHVRQMIADRELETWLVVDMSASMDFGTAGCEKRDLAVAAAAAIVYLNSGGGNRLGALVANGERVVRVPARSGRNHEQTLLRAIATTPRAPMGVRGDLAAAIDALRRPERRRGMAVIISDFLGPINWMRPLRAVAARHEVLGVEVLDPRDVELPDVGDVVLQDTETGITREFTIDAKLRDDFARAAVAHRADVARALRSCGAPLLSLRTDRDWIADIVRFVESRRRGALAGTP, encoded by the coding sequence ATGCTGCGCGGAGAGATCCGCGACCCCAAGCTGGGGGCGGCACTGCGCACCCTGGAACTGACCGTCAAGCGCAAGCTCGACGGCGTTCTGCACGGCGACCACCTGGGCTTGATTCCCGGCCCCGGTTCCGAGCCCGGCGAATCCCGGCTGTATCAGCCGGGCGACGACGTGCGACGGATGGACTGGTCGGTCACGGCCCGCACCACCCATCCGCACGTCCGGCAGATGATCGCCGACCGCGAGCTGGAGACCTGGCTGGTGGTGGACATGTCGGCCAGCATGGACTTCGGCACCGCCGGGTGCGAGAAGCGTGATCTGGCCGTGGCCGCGGCAGCGGCCATCGTCTATCTCAACAGCGGTGGCGGCAACCGGCTGGGAGCGCTGGTGGCCAACGGCGAGCGCGTGGTACGGGTGCCTGCACGGTCCGGGCGCAACCACGAGCAGACCCTGTTGCGCGCCATCGCCACGACACCCCGGGCCCCGATGGGGGTTCGCGGCGACCTGGCGGCGGCCATCGACGCGCTGCGCCGGCCCGAGCGGCGGCGGGGCATGGCGGTGATCATCAGCGACTTCCTGGGCCCCATCAACTGGATGCGCCCGTTGCGGGCGGTCGCCGCCCGGCACGAGGTGCTGGGCGTCGAGGTGCTCGACCCGCGCGACGTGGAACTGCCCGACGTCGGCGACGTGGTGCTGCAGGACACCGAAACCGGGATCACCCGCGAGTTCACCATCGACGCCAAGCTGCGGGACGATTTCGCCCGGGCAGCCGTGGCCCACCGCGCCGACGTCGCGCGTGCGCTCCGCAGTTGCGGCGCACCGCTGTTGAGCCTGCGGACGGACCGGGACTGGATCGCCGACATTGTCCGATTCGTCGAGTCACGCCGGCGCGGCGCGCTGGCGGGTACACCGTGA